A window from Aedes albopictus strain Foshan unplaced genomic scaffold, AalbF5 HiC_scaffold_752, whole genome shotgun sequence encodes these proteins:
- the LOC115268986 gene encoding uncharacterized protein LOC115268986, which yields MEPIWQNITTALEIPPEVADKWLAKLKQQYTQPNRHYHNEKQMLRRKVEHLSGASVCLQLAVLFQYYDFDAGKDCVKENCAALKEFLVEAGIENKALENNVLRLLGDVSVESSDLPDDDVSYFQDLDLLILG from the exons ATGGAACCGATTTGGCAGAACATAACCACCGCACTGGaaatcccaccggaagtggcggACAAGTGGCTGGCCAAGCTGAAACAGCAATACACTCAACCCAACAGGCACTATCACAATGAGAAGCAAATGCTCCGCCGGAAGGTTGAGCATCTTTCCGGCGCCAGTGTGTGTCTTCAGCTGGCGGTGCTCTTTCAGTACTACGACTTCGACGCGGGGAAAGATTGTGTCAAGGAGAACTGTGCCgctttgaaggagtttttggtgGAGGCCGGAATTGAAAAT AAAGCTTTGGAGAACAACGTCCTGCGACTGCTGGGCGACGTTTCGGTGGAAAGTTCCGACCTGCCGGATGATGATGTTTCCTACTTTCAGGATTTGGATCTGCTGATATTAGG